From one Cynocephalus volans isolate mCynVol1 chromosome X, mCynVol1.pri, whole genome shotgun sequence genomic stretch:
- the LOC134366972 gene encoding EOLA-like protein, with the protein MKICCLSFRQPYAGFVLNGVKTLETRWRPLLGSHQNHTIAIHIAHRDWEDDTWWELLQGRLGMTPAQIQALLREGEKFGRGVVAGLIDIGETLECPENLAPEEVVELEKQAVLTNLQQKYLTVISNPRWLLEPLPSKGGKDIFQVDIPEHLIPLGQKV; encoded by the exons ATGAAGATCTGTTGCCTCTCCTTCCGGCAGCCTTATGCTGGCTTTGTCTTAAACGGGGTCAAGACCTTGGAAACACGTTGGCGTCCCCTGCTGGGCAGCCACCAGAACCATACCATCGCCATCCACATTGCTCACAGGGACTGGGAAGATGACACCTGGTGGGAGCTGCTGCAGGGGAGGCTCGGGATGACGCCCGCTCAGATTCAGGCCTTACTTCGGGAAGGGGAAAAGTTTGGCCGAGGAGTGGTAGCTG GGCTCATTGACATTGGGGAAACTTTGGAGTGTCCTGAAAACTTAGCTCCTGAGGAGGTTGTGGAACTGGAAAAGCAAGCTGTCCTGACCAACCTGCAGCAGAAGTACCTGACTGTGATTTCCAACCCCAGGTGGTTACTGGAGCCCTTACCTAGCAAAGGCGGAAAGGATATATTCCAGGTTGACATCCCAGAGCACTTGATCCCTTTGGGACAGAAGGTGTGA